From the genome of Vicia villosa cultivar HV-30 ecotype Madison, WI linkage group LG2, Vvil1.0, whole genome shotgun sequence, one region includes:
- the LOC131647771 gene encoding uncharacterized protein LOC131647771, translated as MWSLFGGMGFLSIMVLCGGWKTHKLHHFLRMWCVLIENDAVSFELEPKVFYILFCRFFRTEDFLFYKQINHFFHFCRMDAFKRLLPFCVHQKPTRTSCQTPLFLGIGEQGINAKVCFIHVLLNTYRHVTI; from the exons ATGTGGTCACTTTTTGGAGGAATGGGTTTTCTGTCAATAATGGTCCTTTGCGGAGGTTGGAAGACCCACAAATTGCATCATTTCTTGAG AATGTGGTGTGTTTTGATAGAGAATGATGCCGTTAGTTTTGAACTGGAACCTAAGGTTTTCTACATTCTGTTTTGTCGGTTCTTTAGAACCGAGGATTTCTtattttataaacaaataaaccatttttttcatttttgtagAATGGACGCATTCAAGAGGCTTCTCCCATTTTGTGTTCATCAAAAACCCACAAGAACAAGTTGCCAAACACCTCTCTTTCTTGGGATTGGAG AACAAGGGATTAATGCGAAGGTTTGTTTTATCCATGTGCTGCTCA